The following is a genomic window from Microvirga ossetica.
GTTGGTTGGTCAGCTTGTTCGATCACGCATCTTAGTGCCCTCCTCAACAAGCCAACCGAGGGACGGGAGAGAGGCGGTCCACCTTGCCGGCTTTGAGCTTTTGGAACGCGCGCAAGGTCGTGGGGCCATCCGGGAACAGATAGAGACCTGTCTTGGCATCCAGTTCAATAGCAATCGTGCCGTTGTAAATGCGGTCATAGATCCAGTGCGGCGTAACGCCGAGCTGGGCCGCGAGTTGGGACACCGTCAGGCAGCCGGGGATGCGGCGCGGATGCGACTGGCGGCGTTCGCGCAGGATGCCGTGCCGCAGCCGGATGGCCTGAACTGTGCTCGGCAAGACCGCCTGGCGCAGAGGTGAGCGATGTCCGGCGGCGGTCAGCGCGGCGGCGATGGCCGCATCACTCTCACCCGCGCGGGCGCGCTCGACGATGGCGGCTTCCATCTCGCCGCTCCGTGACAGTTCAGCGAGCGAGCCAACCGTAATTGGCAGCGCGATCTCGCTCGTCGCGCCGCCGCGCCAGACGAGGCGTAGGGCGATCGTGTCCCGGACGGCACGGTGGATCACCACCTTGTCGATGAGGCATCGCAGCAGCGCCTTCTTGCGCACCGTGGTGAGGGCCGGTTGCTGCCATAGATCCGGCAGGCGCCGACCGACCTCGGTAAACGCGGCTTGGAGATCAGGGCCGACACCGAACGGGATGACGCGGCCTTCTTCCGGCGCCGCATCGGCGAGCGCGGCTTCGGCCTGGCGCAAATCACGCAACGTTTCCTCCCAGCGCCGCTCGAGTTCAGCCGCGACGAGACGGTTGTCTGGATCGACCTGATCGAACTGCCGTTCGGCCAGCGCCGCCCGGTAGCGCAGCCGCTCAACCTGTTGCGCTTGAGCCTTCAGCCCGGCTGCGTCTGCCTCGCGCCGGAGGGAAACAGCCTGCGTGTAGGCATCCAACTCGGCGGGGGTGAGGGCCTTGAAGAAAGCCGCCACGGCCTCGGCATCGACCGGCGCGGCCGGGATGACTTGGCACACCGGAACGCCATGCTGCTGACGAAGATAGTTGCACATGTACCGGGCGCCGCCCTTGTACTGGACCACCATCTTGTGACCGCACGCGCCGCAGTAAACCATCCCGTGCAGCAGCGCGGCACCCTCGCGCGGCACGCCACGCGTCTTGTTCCGGTCGTACTCAGCGTAATTGTCGCGCAGCATGGCCTCGATCTTCTCGAACGTCGCCCAGCTGATATAGGCGGGGTACTGGTCCTTCACGACGATCCTCCACTGCTCGCGCGGGAGCCTCTTTTGCGAGCCTTTGCCTAAGGGCGCTGTGCGGACCGAGCGGGTGCGCCCGTAGACAAAAGCGCCGGCGTAGGCGGGGTTCTTCAGCACCTGCAGGATGGCCGCAACGGTGGGTGGGCGCCAGACCGTATCGCCGAACCGTCCCCGGCGCGGGATGCTCAGGCCGCGCTCGTTGAAGGCGTGCAGCACCTTGCTGGCCGAGCGGAGCCGCAGGAAGGTCGTGAAGATCAGATCGAGGCGGGCTTGCACCTCGCGGTCAGGGTTCTTGACCACCACACCGCCAGTCTCCCGGACGAGGCCGACCGGCAAGATCAGCGCCAGCTCTCCGCGTGCGGCCTTGTTCAGGAGACCAGCCGTGAGGCGGGCGCGGATCGTGTGCAACTCGACTTCGGAGAGGGTCCCCTTGAGCCCGAGCAGCAGGCGCCCATTAGCGGTGCCCGGATCATAGACTCCGTCGCGGTCGGCAATGAGGCAGTCCCTGTAGCCGCACAGATCGAGCAGTGGGTACCAGTCCGAACAGTTTCGGGTCAGGCGCGTCACCTCGGAGGAGAGCACGATGCCAACCTGGCCGAGCGTAACGCGTGCGATCAGGTCCTTGAAGCCCTCGCGGTGGACAGCGGCTGCGCCGCTCAGCCCGAGGTCGGCATCGATGATCTCGACGTCCTCCTCACGCCACCCGAGGCCGAGCGCGCGCCGACGTAGATCGTACTGCAGGCGCAGACTCTCCTGATTGCTCAGCACCTGGTGCGGACTGGACTGGCGGATGTAGATGACCGCGTGGCGGGCCAGATGCCGGTCGGTGATAAGTTCCGATCTCATAGATCACCTCTGTGAGGATGGCGGCGACGTCTTCGGCGATCGCGGCGCGGAGTTCGTCGGGCAAGCGTCTCCAGACGCGTTCGGGTCGCATGGGCATGGCGCCACCCCGCACTCGTCGGCCAGGGCGATCAGTTCCTCCAGTGCCTCACGTGTCAGCTTGCACGGCGGCTCACACGACGGCCGTGGAGCAAGGCTCGTCGCTCCGATCGGAAGCTTCAGCACCACGCGGTCCCGATAGGCGACGAGAGCGTGGCCGTCATGCCGGCGCGCGCTCACCGAGACCAGCAGGAACCGGCGGCCGAAGAGCGGGTGCCGCGAATCAGTGACCTCGATCTCAATCGAATCCCGATCCGCCGGGTTGTGGAAGGGGGTATCAACTGACGCTGTCGTTCCAGGCCTCGCAGCAGTGATCGAGAATGTCCGTGTAGGACGTGAACACCCGGTTCGAGATCCAGTTCTCCGTAAGCGGGCAGCTGATGCCGTTCAGGGCTGATAGTTCCACGGCATGAGGGCCTCGATCTCGCGGTTGGGCCACCCGTTGGCGATGCGTTCAAGCGTTTGGGTCAGCCAGGCGTGCGGATCGACGCTGTTCATTTTGGCTGTCGCCAGAAGGCTCGCGATGGCCGCCCATGTGCGCCCGCCACCATCAGAGCCGGCGAAGAGCGAGTTCTTGCGTGTGATCGTGAAGCAGGTTTCATTGTGCACTCCATATTCAAGTGTCTGTAAACATTGGAAGCGTACCCGCATCAGCAGCGCGACACGGGCGGCCCTTCCGGGCCATCGCAGCTTTGATCGGCTCTGACGCCAGATCGTCGGCTCGGATTTGATACGGTGCACCGGGGACAACCTGAACAGCCGGAAGCACGCCCGTTTTGATGAGGCGACGTATCGCGTGGTTTGTAACGCCTAACGCCATTGCCGCCTCGGTCATGGTCAGCCATTCGCCGTCTTTCTCCGCGGATCGATAGGCGTGGATTCCGCGAACGCGCCGAACGGAAGAGACGCGGTGCGCCGTCCAGGTTTTACCTTGGCCGGTAGGCAAGCCCATCCGATTGAGCGACGCGGCAATATGCTCGTCAGACCAGCGGCCGGCCATGCTGCGCATGACTGCCAGCGCATCTTCCGCTGTCGCGCAGCCGTGTTCGCCGGTTCGCGGCTTGCGAACACGCAGTTCTGAGTGCTGGCCGCCCCGCCAATGGATCGTGAGCACGACATCACGAACCGTATCGTCGACATCGACAATGATGTCTGCGATCAACGTCCGGAGCAGTTGCTGACGGGCACGCATCGTCACATCAGGAGTGTTCCAGGCCGCTGACAGGTTTTCCGCCATGTTGGCGAAAGCGCCTTGATCAACCTCAATGGTCGATGGGGTTCCGGCGGGCTGGCGCGCCTCCAGATCTTGCACGCGGCGTAAGGCAATTTCCCAGTTTCTCTCCAACTGCGCAGCGATCAAACGATTGTCGGGATCACAGGCAGCATAGCGGCGCTCAGCAAGACCGGCCTCGTAGCGGGCCTGCTTAAGCTCCAGATCGAGGATCTGGCGTTGATCATCTTGTCGTTCCCGGTGCATTCGCTCCGCCTCGAACGCGGCCTCAATCGCCAAGGGTTCTACCGCGCGCAACAGTTCACGCGCAACAGCCGCGTCCACCCTGGGGCCACCGAAGGTCATGCACCGGGGCAAGCCCATCATCAGGTTGGGCTTGTCGCAGCGATAGACAGGTCGACTTTGCGGATTACCGGTATAGGCCACGCTCAGTCGCCGCCCGCACCGTCCACACGTCATAACGCCTGACAGCAGTGCCTTGCCGCCACGGCCGGATTTTACCCCGTCGGCGCGACCATAGTTGTTGAGCGCCAACTGCTTCTGGTTTCGCTCGTATTCCTCCCAGCTGACGTACCCTTCGTGATGATCCTTGATGAACACTTCCCAGGTCCCGACCGGCTTGCCGTGGCCGTAGCTCCGGCGGGCCCTCCCATCGACAATAGAGGTCCGCTTTTCGCTTTTCCCGTAAACGTACACGCCCGCGTAAAAGGGGTTCTTGAGCACGCCGATCACGTTGCGATAGCGGATCGGCAACCAGGTAAAGCTGGTCATGCGGCCCTCATCCGAAGGCCGTGGGAAGTGGATCTGATCAGCCGTCATCGACAATAACACCTGTCGCGCGCTGCCGAGTTCGCGGAAGCGGGCGAAGATGAGCCGGATCACCTCCTGCAAGCGCAGATCAGGGTCGAGCCCCAGACCTGCTTCGCGGTGCCAGATGTAACCGAACGGTACTGACAAGCGCAGCTCGCCCCGACGCGCTTTCGACTTGGCGGCCTCGAGCATCCGTGTCCTGAGCACGCCGAGCTCAAACTCGCTGATGCTGCCTTTCATACCCAAAACCAGGCGATCGTTGGGCTGGCAGGGGTTGTACACGCCGTCATGGTCGATGACGCGGGCTTCGACAAGTCCGCACAACTCCAGCAGATGATGCCAGTCACGGCCATTGCGCGCGAGCCGCGATGCATCCAGGCACAACACAGCGCCGACCTTGCCCGCGCACAACCATGCAACCAGGCGATCGAAGCCCGGGCGCGCCACCGTCCCGCTCGCCGATCGGCCCAGATCATCGTCGATGACCTCAATGTCGGCGAAGCCGTGCTGGCGTGCAAGATCGACGAGATCATATTGGCGCCGCTGGCTCTCCAGATTGGTCATGACCTGGGATTGCGTCGACTGGCGCACATAGACGACGGCCTTGCGCCTCAGCAGCACCGTCGGGATCAGATCAGACTTCGTCATCGCCCAACTCCTCGACGACGAGGCCGGCGGCCTGCATCAGGATTTGGGCAAGAAGCAGTACTGTCTTCGCCCGCTCCGCGTCGCGCATCCCGTCCAATCTGCGGGGTTCGAATATCAGGCTCATCTGCCTGCCCGCGATCGGAGCTGACACGTTGTTCTGTTTCATCGACTTCCTCCCATGCGAATCTGATTGCGCTCGGGGAGTTTGGGGAAGCAGCGGTCGGCATGACCAGTCTCTTCAGATCGGACAACGCTGCGAGATCAATCTGTGGCGGGCCAATTCTCATCTTGGCGCAAGCGATGGGATCTAACATCCAGCCCGGAATCGAGACGACAATGCCAGATGGGCCTTCCACCTGGAGAAACCGGCCAGTCGCCCGCTCCTCGACCCGCCGCACGCTGACCTTTCGGCCAAAGTAGGGATGCCAACGATAATGAACCTCACGCTCTTCGCCGACATGGGCAGAATGAACGGGCGATGGCGATCGGCAGAAAGAATTTTCTGTTCGCGGGCTCCGATGCCGGCGGTGAGGTCATCGCCGATGCCATGACGCTGATCGAGACGGCCAAACTCTGCGGCCTCAACCCACACGACTACCTCGCAGATGTGCTCGGGCGGATCAACGATCACAAGATCAGCCGGCTTGATGAACTTCTGCCCTGGAACTGGAAGCCCATGGCTGTCCCTCAGGATCAGGCGGCCTGATCATGGCGGCGATTGCGCACGTACTCACACTGGCTCGCGTCGCCGAACTTCTGGGCGAGGAGGAGGACCTGCTGCATGAGATTAGCATTGAGATGGAGCCTGAGGACGGCGTGATCGGCGTGCATGGCGTCGGCGACGACTATACCCCCGCCTTCACCGACTTCGGCATCGAGAACTTGCGCGAACGTATCGAACTCCATAAAGCCGACGCTCGCCGCGCGTCAGACGTCGCGGCTACAAAACTTGATCCCAGGTCCTGATCGGCCCGTTACGATTGAACGCCAGAGCACCACTGCCAGCTTGGCGGCTCATACTGACGCGTTCTGTCAGCGGGTCCGCTGTGGCCTTGCCGAGGCTGACTTTGAGCGCCGCCGCGCCCTGGTCGAACTGCTGATCGATCGCGTCATCGTCACCGATAGCGACGTTGAGATCCGCTACGTCTTTCCCACCAGCTCAAAGGGCGAGCGTGAGCGGTTTTGTCTATTGCGTATGGACTATCAAACCCGCCTCCTGAATGGAGATGATCGGGAATATCTGTCCGGTTCGAGCCCGCGCTTTCTCCTGTAGCTGCGTAAACCGCATCAGCAGGCTGGCCACATCGCCGCCGCGCACGCTGTGCTTGGACATCCTCTCGCCGGCCCCTGGAGACAGGGAGGTGATCAGCCAGACGGAACGACTGAGACCGTATGTTCTCGGGGTGAAGGCGGCTCACCCTCGCCGTAAGCTGAGATCGGGGGTTGCTTCGGAGTGGCCGAAGCCGAGCCCCAAGCTTAGCGAGGATGAACCGTGGATCAGCATAGCAGACTTTTCATCGGTCTGGACGTCTCGAAACTGAAGATTTCTGTAGCCGTCGCGGATGGCGAGCGGGGTGGTGAGGTAAGATTTTTCGGGGACATCCCCTCAGATCCGGCCTCGGTGTCATCCATCGTGCAAAAGCTGGCCAAGCGAGGAGCAAAGCTCCACTTCTGTTACGAGGCAGGGCCGACAGGGTACGAACTCTACCGTCAGCTCACCGAGATGGGCCATGATTGTGTGGTAGCGGCACCGGCACTCATTCCCAAGCGTCCTGGAGATCGCGTGAAGACCAACCGGCGCGATGCGGTCAGCTTGGCACGGTTACATCGTGCGGGTGAGCTGACAGCGGTTTGGGTGCCGGACCGCGGGCATGAGGCTATGCGCGATCTCGTGCGGGCCCGCGAAGCAGCCCAGGAGGCTCAAAAGCGGGCGCGTCAGCAGCTTCAGTCGTTCCTCCTTCGACATGGCCGTGTCTATTCGGGCCGCTCATCCTGGTCGCTGGCACATACGCGGTGGATATCGACTCTGACGTTCGAGCATCCGGCGCACTTCATCGTGCTCCAGGAATACTGCCAGGCGATCGAGGATGCCGAGGTGCGCTTAAAGCGTCTGACCGATCTGATCTCGGAGACCGTCAAATCCTGGACGATGGCTCCTGTCGTCGAAGCCTATCAGGCGTTACGGGGCGTGTCGTTGATTGCCGCCGTCGTCTTTGTTGCCGAAATTGGCGACATCCGCCGCTTCGAAAACCCCCGCCAGCTGATGGCCTTTCTTGGCCTCCTTCCGTCAGAAAGCTCGACAGGTGAACATGTCAAACGTGGCGGGATCACTAAGGCCGGGAACTCACGGGCCCGTCGCATGCTGGTCGAAGGCGCATGGGCTTACCGCTTCCCTGCGCGGGTCAGTCGAACCAAGCAAGCGCAGTTGGAAGGCCTACCGAGAACTGTTCGCGAAATAGCGTGGAAAGGTCAGCTCCGCCTCTGCTCTCGCTACCGAACAATGATCCTCGCGGGGAAGCACAAGGCCATCGCGATCACCGCGATCGCGAGAGAAATGGCGGCCTTCCTGTGGGCGATCGGTCAGGAAGTGCAACCAGCTCACCACGCTTAGCCAAGCACCGCAGATCGCGCGCATTCGAAAGAGGAGACAAGATCATCTGCTGATGCGCAATCTTGGAGGCAGGGCCCCGGTCGGGGAATCTTCGATGGAACTGAGTGGCCGACTACGTCGATGCCCGTACTAAGATAGAAGCAGCCCCAGGCGTACACACGGAAATGCGGTATCCAACCCGCGTATAAGAGTTTGCAAACCGTCGTCTTGAGGTCCTGTCTCCGACATTGCGCATTAAACTGCATCCAGTTTGAGAACCATGGTTTTGGGCTTGGATTAGCGGCGGGCGTTCCCATCTGAGGCACTTTCCTCAGATATGGGTGGCGTCATGCTACGGGTTGATTGTGCACGCTGGGGTCAAACACCGGATGACCTGCGGCGGCTGGCGCTAAACGCACCTCATGCGCGCACCCGCGAGCGCGCGCTCGCCCTCTACGACATGGCTCAAGGAAGCTGCGCCACCCAGGTGGCGGCACGCACCGGGCGCCACCCGCAGACCGTGATGGGTTGGCTGCATGCCTACCACACACAGGGCCCCGCGGCCCTGGCCTATGGCCGCACCGGCGGCCGTCCCCCCTTTGTGCCCGAACCGCCGCCAGTCTCGGCGAGGTCGTGCGCGCGGCCCAGGGTGCGGCGGCCGCGCCGCCCGTAGACGGCGCCGATCCGCCGCCTCGCTTCACCCTCAAGCGCCTGGTGGCGTTCGTGCGCGAGCGCTTTGGTCTCAGCGTCTGTCGCGAGACCATCCGGGCGGCCCTGCACCGCCTCGCGCTGTCGTGGAAGAAGGCCAAAAAGCTGCTCGGCCGCGCGGATCCGGAGCAACGACGGGCTTTCATCGATCGCCTCCCGGACCTGCTGGCCGGCGCCCAACGCGACCGCCACCTCCTAGTCTATCTTGATGAGGCTCACCTTCACCAAGACACCGATCTTGGTTATGGCTGGTGCGCCCGCGGCCAGCGGCTGTGGGTGGCCTCCTGCTCGCCCGGGCTCTCGGCCAAGGTGTCGTTCTATGGTCTCTATCTCTACAACGAGGGCGAGGTCCGGCTGTGGCCCTATGCCCGCGCCAACGGAGAGCACACGATCGAGGTGCTGCGTCGGCTGCGGGCCGAGGTGTCCGACCGCAAGATCATTCTGCTGTGGGATGGAGCGCCCTACCATCGCGCCCAGGCGGTCCGGGCGGAGGCCTCCGATCTGAACATCGCGCTTGTGCCCTTACCCAGCTACAGCCCTGACCTGATGCCCGTGGAGGCGCTCTGGCGCTGGCTGCGCGAGGACGTCACCTATCACCACTGCCACAGCAGCCCTGAAGATCTCACCCGACGCGTCGCCGCTTTCGAAACCCGCATCAACACGGATCCATGCGCCCTGGCCGATCGCCTCTGGGTCAAGGATCAGCTCGACCCCAAGGAGGAAGAACTACGGTTCCCAAAATAGACGCGGTTTAGCTACACTATGCAGGACCAGCCATGATTGGCGGGATGAACAGTCGTGGCCATGCCGCTTGCATTTGAACATAAGAGTTCCATTGAGATAAAGATTGCGCCAAGATTAGTGCGGATAGCAGTCGGCTCGGATCCGGGTTCAACTGACATGGGTCGCCTCCAGCGTGAGTGGATATCGCAACCTCACTCTGCCAGAGAGCAGATCGCTATC
Proteins encoded in this region:
- a CDS encoding recombinase family protein: MRSELITDRHLARHAVIYIRQSSPHQVLSNQESLRLQYDLRRRALGLGWREEDVEIIDADLGLSGAAAVHREGFKDLIARVTLGQVGIVLSSEVTRLTRNCSDWYPLLDLCGYRDCLIADRDGVYDPGTANGRLLLGLKGTLSEVELHTIRARLTAGLLNKAARGELALILPVGLVRETGGVVVKNPDREVQARLDLIFTTFLRLRSASKVLHAFNERGLSIPRRGRFGDTVWRPPTVAAILQVLKNPAYAGAFVYGRTRSVRTAPLGKGSQKRLPREQWRIVVKDQYPAYISWATFEKIEAMLRDNYAEYDRNKTRGVPREGAALLHGMVYCGACGHKMVVQYKGGARYMCNYLRQQHGVPVCQVIPAAPVDAEAVAAFFKALTPAELDAYTQAVSLRREADAAGLKAQAQQVERLRYRAALAERQFDQVDPDNRLVAAELERRWEETLRDLRQAEAALADAAPEEGRVIPFGVGPDLQAAFTEVGRRLPDLWQQPALTTVRKKALLRCLIDKVVIHRAVRDTIALRLVWRGGATSEIALPITVGSLAELSRSGEMEAAIVERARAGESDAAIAAALTAAGHRSPLRQAVLPSTVQAIRLRHGILRERRQSHPRRIPGCLTVSQLAAQLGVTPHWIYDRIYNGTIAIELDAKTGLYLFPDGPTTLRAFQKLKAGKVDRLSPVPRLAC
- a CDS encoding recombinase family protein, giving the protein MTKSDLIPTVLLRRKAVVYVRQSTQSQVMTNLESQRRQYDLVDLARQHGFADIEVIDDDLGRSASGTVARPGFDRLVAWLCAGKVGAVLCLDASRLARNGRDWHHLLELCGLVEARVIDHDGVYNPCQPNDRLVLGMKGSISEFELGVLRTRMLEAAKSKARRGELRLSVPFGYIWHREAGLGLDPDLRLQEVIRLIFARFRELGSARQVLLSMTADQIHFPRPSDEGRMTSFTWLPIRYRNVIGVLKNPFYAGVYVYGKSEKRTSIVDGRARRSYGHGKPVGTWEVFIKDHHEGYVSWEEYERNQKQLALNNYGRADGVKSGRGGKALLSGVMTCGRCGRRLSVAYTGNPQSRPVYRCDKPNLMMGLPRCMTFGGPRVDAAVARELLRAVEPLAIEAAFEAERMHRERQDDQRQILDLELKQARYEAGLAERRYAACDPDNRLIAAQLERNWEIALRRVQDLEARQPAGTPSTIEVDQGAFANMAENLSAAWNTPDVTMRARQQLLRTLIADIIVDVDDTVRDVVLTIHWRGGQHSELRVRKPRTGEHGCATAEDALAVMRSMAGRWSDEHIAASLNRMGLPTGQGKTWTAHRVSSVRRVRGIHAYRSAEKDGEWLTMTEAAMALGVTNHAIRRLIKTGVLPAVQVVPGAPYQIRADDLASEPIKAAMARKGRPCRAADAGTLPMFTDT
- a CDS encoding IS110 family transposase — encoded protein: MDQHSRLFIGLDVSKLKISVAVADGERGGEVRFFGDIPSDPASVSSIVQKLAKRGAKLHFCYEAGPTGYELYRQLTEMGHDCVVAAPALIPKRPGDRVKTNRRDAVSLARLHRAGELTAVWVPDRGHEAMRDLVRAREAAQEAQKRARQQLQSFLLRHGRVYSGRSSWSLAHTRWISTLTFEHPAHFIVLQEYCQAIEDAEVRLKRLTDLISETVKSWTMAPVVEAYQALRGVSLIAAVVFVAEIGDIRRFENPRQLMAFLGLLPSESSTGEHVKRGGITKAGNSRARRMLVEGAWAYRFPARVSRTKQAQLEGLPRTVREIAWKGQLRLCSRYRTMILAGKHKAIAITAIAREMAAFLWAIGQEVQPAHHA
- a CDS encoding helix-turn-helix domain-containing protein: MAQGSCATQVAARTGRHPQTVMGWLHAYHTQGPAALAYGRTGGRPPFVPEPPPVSARSCARPRVRRPRRP
- a CDS encoding IS630 family transposase; this encodes MRAAQGAAAAPPVDGADPPPRFTLKRLVAFVRERFGLSVCRETIRAALHRLALSWKKAKKLLGRADPEQRRAFIDRLPDLLAGAQRDRHLLVYLDEAHLHQDTDLGYGWCARGQRLWVASCSPGLSAKVSFYGLYLYNEGEVRLWPYARANGEHTIEVLRRLRAEVSDRKIILLWDGAPYHRAQAVRAEASDLNIALVPLPSYSPDLMPVEALWRWLREDVTYHHCHSSPEDLTRRVAAFETRINTDPCALADRLWVKDQLDPKEEELRFPK